Proteins co-encoded in one Arachis hypogaea cultivar Tifrunner chromosome 11, arahy.Tifrunner.gnm2.J5K5, whole genome shotgun sequence genomic window:
- the LOC112720028 gene encoding uncharacterized protein isoform X1, with protein sequence MIGGHIFCTIVKQVLTAETALFAENETKAMEDDCLYKNPTAPIEARVKDLLSRMTLQEKIGQMTQIERSFATPFALSHFSIGSVLNSGGSIPFENARSSDWADMVDGFQKSALKSRLGIPIIYGLDAVHGNNNVYGATIFPHNVGLGATRDADIAERIGAATALEVRASGAHYTFAPCVAVCKDPRWGRCYESYGEDTEIVRKMTSIVSGLQGKPPEGHEHGYPFVAGRNNVVACAKHFVGDGGTSKGENEGNTILSYEELERIHMAPYLDCISQGVSTVMASYSSWNGRKLHADRFLLTKILKERLGFKGFLISDWEGLDRLCHPHGSNYPYCIKSAVNAGIDMVMVGLQFEPFIEDLTSLVKSGEVPISRIDDAVERILRVKFAAGLFEFPFSDRSLLDTVGCNQHRDLAREAVRKSLVLLKNGKDISKPFLPLDRKAKRILVAGTHADDLGFQCGGWTKTWYGCSGRITIGTTILDAVKATVGAETEVIYEKVPSKDTINSNEFSFAIVAVGEPPYAESLGDNSELKIPFNGPDIISLVAEQIPTLVILISGRPLLLEPQLLEKIDALVAAWLPGSEALGITDVIFGDHDFKGQLPVTWIRSVEQLDQPTNRVSSQEPLFPLGFGLTYK encoded by the exons ATGATTGGAGGGCACATTTTTTGCACTATAGTTAAGCAAGTGCTGACTGCTGAGACTGCTTTATTTGCAGAAAACG AAACAAAAGCCATGGAGGATGATTGTTTGTACAAAAATCCAACGGCGCCCATTGAAGCGCGCGTCAAGGACCTTCTTTCCCGGATGACTCTGCAGGAGAAGATTGGTCAGATGACTCAGATCGAGCGTAGTTTTGCTACCCCTTTTGCCCTCTCACATTTCTCCATTG GCAGCGTACTTAATTCTGGAGGCAGCATACCTTTTGAAAATGCTCGTTCATCGGATTGGGCTGATATGGTTGATGGCTTTCAAAAATCGGCTCTCAAGTCAAGGCTTGGAATACCAATCATCTACGGGCTTGATGCAGTTCATGGTAATAATAATGTTTATGGTGCAACCATATTTCCTCACAATGTTGGCCTCGGAGCTACTAG AGATGCTGATATAGCTGAAAGAATTGGAGCCGCTACAGCACTCGAAGTTAGAGCAAGTGGAGCTCACTATACCTTTGCTCCTTGTGTGGCA GTCTGCAAAGATCCTAGATGGGGAAGATGCTATGAGAGTTATGGTGAAGACACCGAAATAGTCAGAAAGATGACTTCCATCGTTTCGGGTTTGCAGGGCAAGCCACCTGAAGGACATGAACATGGATACCCTTTTGTAGCTGGAAG GAACAACGTTGTTGCATGTGCCAAGCATTTTGTCGGAGATGGCGGTACTTCTAAAGGTGAAAACGAGGGAAATACTATATTATCATATGAAGAATTAGAGAGAATCCACATGGCACCTTACTTAGACTGCATTTCCCAGGGAGTTTCAACGGTTATGGCATCCTATTCTAGCTGGAATGGGCGCAAACTCCATGCTGACCGTTTTCTTTTGACTAAAATCTTGAAAGAAAGGCTAGGTTTTAAG GGCTTTTTGATTTCTGACTGGGAGGGACTTGATCGTCTTTGCCATCCTCATGGATCAAATTATCCCTACTGCATTAAATCTGCTGTCAATGCTGGAATTGACATG GTAATGGTGGGTTTACAATTTGAACCATTCATTGAAGATTTGACCTCTCTTGTTAAATCGGGGGAAGTACCAATAAGCAGAATTGATGATGCTGTTGAGCGAATTTTGAGAGTGAAGTTCGCCGCTGGTCTTTTTGAATTTCCTTTTAGTGACAGATCTTTGCTAGATACGGTTGGATGCAAT CAACATAGAGATCTAGCACGCGAAGCAGTTCGAAAGTCCTTGGTTCTGttgaaaaatggaaaagatattaGCAAACCCTTTCTTCCATTGGATAGGAAAGCAAAGAGAATCCTTGTTGCTGGGACTCATGCCGATGATCTTGGATTTCAGTGTGGAGGTTGGACGAAAACTTGGTATGGATGTAGTGGGAGGATTACCATTG GGACGACAATCTTGGATGCTGTCAAGGCAACAGTGGGAGCTGAAACTGAAGTTATTTACGAGAAGGTCCCATCGAAAGACACCATAAACAGTAATGAGTTCTCATTTGCAATTGTAGCTGTTGGTGAACCTCCTTATGCAGAGTCCTTGGGTGACAATTCTGAGCTTAAAATCCCCTTCAATGGACCTGACATTATAAGCTTAGTTGCTGAACAAATCCCAACATTGGTTATTCTGATATCCGGGAGACCCTTACTCTTAGAGCCACAGTTGTTGGAAAAGATAGATGCACTTGTTGCTGCTTGGTTGCCTGGTTCCGAAGCACTGGGAATCACGGACGTTATCTTTGGCGATCATGACTTCAAGGGTCAATTACCAGTGACTTGGATTCGAAGTGTTGAACAGCTCGATCAACCAACCAATAGAGTTAGTTCACAAGAACCCTTGTTTCCTCTTGGTTTCGGCCTGACATATAAATAG
- the LOC112720028 gene encoding uncharacterized protein isoform X2 codes for MEDDCLYKNPTAPIEARVKDLLSRMTLQEKIGQMTQIERSFATPFALSHFSIGSVLNSGGSIPFENARSSDWADMVDGFQKSALKSRLGIPIIYGLDAVHGNNNVYGATIFPHNVGLGATRDADIAERIGAATALEVRASGAHYTFAPCVAVCKDPRWGRCYESYGEDTEIVRKMTSIVSGLQGKPPEGHEHGYPFVAGRNNVVACAKHFVGDGGTSKGENEGNTILSYEELERIHMAPYLDCISQGVSTVMASYSSWNGRKLHADRFLLTKILKERLGFKGFLISDWEGLDRLCHPHGSNYPYCIKSAVNAGIDMVMVGLQFEPFIEDLTSLVKSGEVPISRIDDAVERILRVKFAAGLFEFPFSDRSLLDTVGCNQHRDLAREAVRKSLVLLKNGKDISKPFLPLDRKAKRILVAGTHADDLGFQCGGWTKTWYGCSGRITIGTTILDAVKATVGAETEVIYEKVPSKDTINSNEFSFAIVAVGEPPYAESLGDNSELKIPFNGPDIISLVAEQIPTLVILISGRPLLLEPQLLEKIDALVAAWLPGSEALGITDVIFGDHDFKGQLPVTWIRSVEQLDQPTNRVSSQEPLFPLGFGLTYK; via the exons ATGGAGGATGATTGTTTGTACAAAAATCCAACGGCGCCCATTGAAGCGCGCGTCAAGGACCTTCTTTCCCGGATGACTCTGCAGGAGAAGATTGGTCAGATGACTCAGATCGAGCGTAGTTTTGCTACCCCTTTTGCCCTCTCACATTTCTCCATTG GCAGCGTACTTAATTCTGGAGGCAGCATACCTTTTGAAAATGCTCGTTCATCGGATTGGGCTGATATGGTTGATGGCTTTCAAAAATCGGCTCTCAAGTCAAGGCTTGGAATACCAATCATCTACGGGCTTGATGCAGTTCATGGTAATAATAATGTTTATGGTGCAACCATATTTCCTCACAATGTTGGCCTCGGAGCTACTAG AGATGCTGATATAGCTGAAAGAATTGGAGCCGCTACAGCACTCGAAGTTAGAGCAAGTGGAGCTCACTATACCTTTGCTCCTTGTGTGGCA GTCTGCAAAGATCCTAGATGGGGAAGATGCTATGAGAGTTATGGTGAAGACACCGAAATAGTCAGAAAGATGACTTCCATCGTTTCGGGTTTGCAGGGCAAGCCACCTGAAGGACATGAACATGGATACCCTTTTGTAGCTGGAAG GAACAACGTTGTTGCATGTGCCAAGCATTTTGTCGGAGATGGCGGTACTTCTAAAGGTGAAAACGAGGGAAATACTATATTATCATATGAAGAATTAGAGAGAATCCACATGGCACCTTACTTAGACTGCATTTCCCAGGGAGTTTCAACGGTTATGGCATCCTATTCTAGCTGGAATGGGCGCAAACTCCATGCTGACCGTTTTCTTTTGACTAAAATCTTGAAAGAAAGGCTAGGTTTTAAG GGCTTTTTGATTTCTGACTGGGAGGGACTTGATCGTCTTTGCCATCCTCATGGATCAAATTATCCCTACTGCATTAAATCTGCTGTCAATGCTGGAATTGACATG GTAATGGTGGGTTTACAATTTGAACCATTCATTGAAGATTTGACCTCTCTTGTTAAATCGGGGGAAGTACCAATAAGCAGAATTGATGATGCTGTTGAGCGAATTTTGAGAGTGAAGTTCGCCGCTGGTCTTTTTGAATTTCCTTTTAGTGACAGATCTTTGCTAGATACGGTTGGATGCAAT CAACATAGAGATCTAGCACGCGAAGCAGTTCGAAAGTCCTTGGTTCTGttgaaaaatggaaaagatattaGCAAACCCTTTCTTCCATTGGATAGGAAAGCAAAGAGAATCCTTGTTGCTGGGACTCATGCCGATGATCTTGGATTTCAGTGTGGAGGTTGGACGAAAACTTGGTATGGATGTAGTGGGAGGATTACCATTG GGACGACAATCTTGGATGCTGTCAAGGCAACAGTGGGAGCTGAAACTGAAGTTATTTACGAGAAGGTCCCATCGAAAGACACCATAAACAGTAATGAGTTCTCATTTGCAATTGTAGCTGTTGGTGAACCTCCTTATGCAGAGTCCTTGGGTGACAATTCTGAGCTTAAAATCCCCTTCAATGGACCTGACATTATAAGCTTAGTTGCTGAACAAATCCCAACATTGGTTATTCTGATATCCGGGAGACCCTTACTCTTAGAGCCACAGTTGTTGGAAAAGATAGATGCACTTGTTGCTGCTTGGTTGCCTGGTTCCGAAGCACTGGGAATCACGGACGTTATCTTTGGCGATCATGACTTCAAGGGTCAATTACCAGTGACTTGGATTCGAAGTGTTGAACAGCTCGATCAACCAACCAATAGAGTTAGTTCACAAGAACCCTTGTTTCCTCTTGGTTTCGGCCTGACATATAAATAG
- the LOC112720029 gene encoding transcription factor DIVARICATA yields the protein MKWEVEVLSPSSPYVHHNNTTHWFLGDNNIINNNNNNNNRSSTKWTHEENKLFENALALHDKDTPDRWHRVAEMIPGKTVLDVMKQYHELLADVSDIENGLVPIPGYSTSTTTTTSPFTLDWVNNNCSGYDGFKGIGAAAKRSSKTPEQERKKGVPWTEEEHKLFLLGLKKYGKGDWRNISRNFVITRTPTQVASHAQKYFIRQLSGGKDKRRASIHDITTVNLTDNNNRTLANPSSEDSSKRSTSPQHHHSMVFSNSNPIGKFQWNNNINNDNDDTKSNSGGGVSTMRFNNDDEAFMSHHYGVNSSYGFKMQGQNMHKSALNQSSYLALQTQNIAFQM from the exons ATGAAGTGGGAAGTAGAAGTACTCTCTCCTTCTTCACCTTATGTTCATCATAACAACACAACTCATTGGTTTCTTGGAGATAAcaacatcatcaacaacaacaacaacaacaataataggaGCAGCacaaaatggacccatgaagagAACAAATTGTTTGAGAATGCTCTTGCTTTGCATGATAAGGATACACCAGATAGGTGGCACAGGGTAGCTGAGATGATTCCAGGGAAAACTGTTCTTGATGTGATGAAGCAGTACCATGAATTGTTAGCAGATGTTAGTGATATTGAAAATGGGTTGGTACCAATTCCAGGTTACAGTACCAGCACAACAACAACTACTTCACCTTTTACATTGGATTGGGTCAACAATAATTGTTCTGGGTATGATGGGTTTAAAGGAATTGGTGCTGCTGCAAAGAGATCTTCAAAAACACCAGAACAAGAGAGGAAGAAAGGTGTGCCTTGGACTGAAGAAGAGCATAA ATTGTTCCTACTTGGTCTAAAGAAGTATGGCAAAGGCGATTGGAGGAACATTTCGCGCAACTTCGTGATCACTCGGACGCCAACTCAGGTGGCGAGCCATGCTCAGAAGTACTTCATCCGACAACTCTCCGGCGGCAAAGACAAGAGGAGGGCAAGCATCCATGACATAACAACAGTTAATCTCACAGACAACAACAACAGAACACTTGCTAATCCTTCCTCAGAAGATAGCAGCAAGAGATCCACTTCACCACAACACCATCATTCCATGGTGTTCTCAAATTCAAATCCTATAGGGAAATTCCAATggaacaataatattaataatgataatgatgatacTAAGTCAAATTCAGGAGGAGGAGTATCTACTATGAGATTCAACAATGATGATGAAGCTTTTATGTCTCATCATTATGGTGTTAATTCCTCCTATGGTTTTAAGATGCAGGGTCAGAATATGCATAAAAGTGCTCTTAATCAGTCTTCTTACTTAGCACTTCAGACACAAAACATTGCTTTCCAAATGTAG